One genomic window of Arvicola amphibius chromosome 4, mArvAmp1.2, whole genome shotgun sequence includes the following:
- the LOC119812001 gene encoding LOW QUALITY PROTEIN: uncharacterized protein LOC119812001 (The sequence of the model RefSeq protein was modified relative to this genomic sequence to represent the inferred CDS: deleted 1 base in 1 codon): protein MLRRTELSGKSADSAEMRSGALGHCRHFFWLGVAFDAVGVAVLFTGVFANLLFYDMLLYLGSIIIFVSLLWWIFWYTGNIQALPEDSLRRTSPRAGEVGMHRSGSRRFSLTIRSVSNTFQRIRRRRRRRLLPRVLQMMSSLNSTDPGQVEGNRDAGTGGGRTSFHPAKPVSILNKLQLCSIQASKSLPLVPLQHPLSISTSRSQPVFSVTSQCYPLVSGASGSYSQIALSSDSQVPVDLDPQGRSKISVASRIYPVQRVDSQSHLLVPVPSECFPVVPVTSQSQVQNSVSYDSSMPCGPDPQGRSKISVASRIYPVQRVDSQSHLLVPVPSECFPVVPVTSQSQVQNSVSYDSSMPVDLDPQGRSKISVASRIYPVQRVDSQSHLLVPVPSESFPVVPVTSQSQVQDSVSYDSSMPVDLDPQGRSKISVASRIYPVQRVDSQSHLLLPMPSESFPVVPMTSQSQNPGSVVKEGQLQNLPSASQTQPETGKASESHTLGMEVPVVPLGFAQTSQSRSSRVQEVPKNSSAKASETLPAISQKLAEEQLDPSLPVSEVTHSDRQCDPTGNLPATRGVRKSHPF from the exons ATGTTGCGCCGCACAGAGCTTTCCGGGAAGAGTGCGGACTCTGCGGAGATGCGGTCCGGGGCCCTGGGCCACTGCAGGCACTTCTTTTGGCTGGGCGTCGCCTTCGACGCGGTGGGTGTGGCAGTGCTGTTCACTGGCGTCTTCGCCAACCTACTTTTCTACGACATGCTGCTCTATCTGGGTTCCATCATCATCTTTGTCAGTCTCTTGTGGTGGATCTTCTGGTACACCGGTAACATCCAGGCGCTCCCGGAAGACTCCTTGAGGAGGACTTCGCCTCGCGCGGGAGAGGTCGGGATGCACCGCAGCGGCAGCCGCCGCTTCTCACTGACCATCAGGAGCGTCTCCAACACCTTCCAGCGGATCCGtcgccggcggcggcggcggctcctcCCGAGGGTCCTCCAGATGATGAGTAGCCTCAACTCGACCGACCCGGGGCAGGTGGAAGGGAACAGAGATGCCGGGACCGGAGGTGGCAGAACTTCGTTCCATCCAGCGAAGCCTGTGTCCATTCTAAACAAGCTACAGCTTTGCTCAATCCAGGCCTCTAAGAGCCTGCCCCTGGTCCCTTTGCAACATCCTCTCTCCATTTCTACTTCTAGGAGTCAGCCTGTCTTTTCGGTGACCTCGCAGTGCTACCCTCTGGTGTCTGGAGCTTCTGGCAGCTACTCCCAGATAGCTTTGTCCTCTGACAGCCAGGTGCCTGTGGATCTTGACCCTCAAGGGCGCTCTAAGATCAGTGTGGCCTCTCGGATCTACCCTGTGCAACGGGTAGACAGTCAGAGCCACCTCCTGGTGCCCGTGCCCTCTGAATGTTTCCCTGTGGTACCCGTGACCTCTCAGAGCCAAGTTCAGAACTCTGTGTCCTATGACAGCAGTATGCCTTGTGGACCT GACCCTCAGGGGCGCTCTAAGATCAGTGTGGCCTCTCGGATCTACCCTGTGCAACGGGTAGACAGTCAGAGCCACCTCCTGGTGCCCGTGCCCTCTGAATGTTTCCCTGTGGTACCCGTGACCTCTCAGAGCCAAGTTCAGAACTCTGTGTCCTATGACAGCAGTATGCCTGTGGACCTTGACCCTCAGGGGCGCTCTAAGATCAGTGTGGCCTCTCGGATCTACCCTGTGCAACGGGTAGACAGTCAGAGCCACCTCCTGGTGCCCGTGCCCTCTGAAAGTTTCCCTGTGGTACCCGTGACCTCTCAGAGCCAAGTTCAGGACTCTGTGTCCTATGACAGCAGTATGCCTGTGGACCTTGACCCTCAGGGGCGCTCTAAGATCAGTGTGGCCTCTCGGATCTACCCTGTGCAACGGGTAGACAGTCAGAGCCACCTCCTGCTGCCCATGCCCTCTGAAAGTTTCCCTGTGGTACCCATGACCTCTCAAAGCCAAAACCCGGGCTCTGTAGTCAAAGAAGGCCAGCTCCAgaatcttccttctgcctctcaaaCTCAGCCTGAGACTGGTAAAGCTTCTGAGAGCCATACTTTGGGCATGGAGGTACCTGTGGTGCCACTTGGATTTGCCCAGACTTCTCAAAGTCGTTCTTCACGTGTCCAGGAGGTTCCTAAGAACTCAAGTGCTAAAGCTTCTGAGACTCTCCCAGCTATCAGCCAGAAACTAGCTGAGGAACAACTTGACCCTTCATTGCCTGTCTCTGAGGTCACACATTCAGACAGGCAGTGTGACCCTACTGGCAACCTTCCAGCCACCAGGGGAGTGAGAAAAAGTCACCCTTTCTAA